The Dermacentor andersoni chromosome 1, qqDerAnde1_hic_scaffold, whole genome shotgun sequence genomic interval CACGTGACCACGTATGATGTCACGTATCGCGGGCGTAACCAATTAGTTAGAGAAGTcaaaaatgctttcgcattcgaatCACATAaagatacttaagtgactgtcaattttttctAGAAGTTTCCTTGCGCGGTATTCTTTTGGTGAGCAAGGAAAGGAACTTCGTAGAAATCATTTCTTGGACacactttttttattttctgctgcAAGACTTTAGCGCAccgtttctttttcattattataGTGCAACAGTATACGTGGAAAGAGAAATTATTTTAACATTAACAAGACTGATAGGTACTGGGCGTGGTGGTTTACTCTTCCGTGACGATAGTTGCAGTGATTCAGAGTGAGCTCTGTGAAATGAAGAGGAACATCGTTTTTGgcctgaaataaacaagaaagtgtaaatcaGTCATTTTGCCACGCCACTCACTAACCAATTCTAGGTACAAAAAGTCACCGCCGATTActgtactccctaatgcgaaatttgagcgcaactctatacgtcttttcttttattatttcatacggagtcccccactatggcatgcctcataatcatatcatggctttagcgcgtaaaaccccagaagttTAATTATTTTTATTACGAATTCTAGCCCCTAATTATTAATTATGCGTGCACACAATACATATCTGCGTTTAAAGAACTATGGGTTTCGCATCTATTTTCTTATTTTAAATTTAATAATAGTAAATCATTCAATTAAATGGCGTCAAGCATCGTGCTAGTGCAAAAACAACGACTCTCTATTATCTGTTGATCCACATCCTTTTCATTCAGTGAGTAAAACTATCGAGATTCTGGATGCTTTACTGTTAAGCCGTGCCTTACAGTTTAGTTCTTTCTTGTTCGCCAAAGTCAAAATTCTTAAACATGTCATAGCCTCTTAAATGATAAGGTCCTTTCTCGATTTCGGATGCCATGCTTCTGCGGTGCTACTTCTCCGAGTTTCCACCCCATGACTCATGTATAGTTCTACTCCCCCCTTCAGTGctctttttcttcccattttaAGTGAAGACTCCGGTGGCGCACATTTCTCGACCTATATGGAAGCAGAAGCCTCATAAGTGTAGCCGCATAAGAGTGTAAAATTGGGACTAGCAGTCCCAATTTTATTTCGTATTGATGATGACATAATGTATCAAAAACAATGAACAGTATTACATAATTGGCAAGGCTATTAGCTTTCCCGGCTGAACACAGCGGAGCCTTGTATTTTTGACAGGTTGTCCTGCAGCTGACAATCTTCAAGTAAAAACCTCTAGCATTCGCTGGGTAAGAACGCGCTTGAATTGTGGTCTCCCTTGTTGACCTACTAACATAATTTCTCTGTGCCATTCGATCCCGCAGCATTCATCAAATGGAGTCAGTGTGAACCGATAATCGATAATGTTTGGTTATTTAtgatatatttatttatgcacAAGAAATGGCTATACGTTTGCTGGTTTTTCTTGGGCTTTACaagccaaaaccatgatatgatcaTGAAGAACGCTGTATTCAAcggcttcggattaatttcgaccacctggggtcctttaacgtgcaccctatGCACTATACActggtgttttggcatttcgctccCATGAAAATGCAGCCGCCGAGGCTCGGATTTGATTGCGCACCCTGGCTTATGATGCTACCATTGCCCCAGCGAACTCCTTCCGTCGTGATTTTGGAATACTTTAGAATCTCGCGCAATGAAattgaattaaattctggggtgtaCGCGCACAAATCACGatctcattataaggcacgctgtagttccgcgacctggggttctttaacctgcacctaaatataGATACAGaagcgctttcttttttgcatttcgcctttaTTGAAAGGCAGGAGCTGCGGCCTGGATCTACCTCATGACCTGGAGGTCAGCACCCATAGCCACTATATTACCGCGGCGGATAGCGTGAAACCTATTTAGTAAATATGTTGCGATTCCTTAATCTGATGAGTAACTCACAAGGCGAAGTTGTGGTGTGTTCTACCATCCACCGTGGCCTCCATAGCCTCCATAGCCTCCGTAGACACCATAGCCACCATAGCCTCCATAGCCGCCATAGCCTCCGAGAGATCCAACACCTCCCAAGCCTCCGAGGCCGAGACCGTAGACGGGCATGTAGACGAGGCCGCCATTGCCATATCCGCCGTTCGCACTTGTACCGCTCAGACCCGAATGTGCCACCAACGCGCCTCCAGAGCTGACTTTGTTCACATGGTGAACCGTCTTGACAAGGAACGAAGGCCCCAGCACAGTTTTTCCGTGGCCATGGCCGCCGGAGTTGAGGAGCACCACGCTGCCGCCCACACCGGTGCCCACGCCACCGCCGTAGCCACCTTCAGCCACAACGCCGGCCAGAGCGACGGCGATGAGCGAGCACAGCACGACGGCCACTGCCTGTCAAAGGGAATGGCAGACATTCGTGCTCGCAAGCTGCTTCTGGAAACGCACAGGGGCATTCCGAAACCGCAAAGCGCCTGACTGCCTTCCTCACTGAGTACATGCAGCTGGCCAACAGAAGATTCGAGCAGAACTAGCACAGAAGTTTGCGCCAGCACTGAACACACGTGGCTTGAAGATTAATATTGCACACTGTAAAATGTTGCATGGTTGGTTCTCAGACCTATGCCATGAGGAGCATCTCAGGGCTCTTTGGTGTGCCATACTTTGTAAGTGATAATATGTACAGCTTAATTCGCTGTTTTACACCACCCTTGCAttaatatggaaaaaaaaaataatttctattGCAAGCGAAGTCCAATCAAACTTGCCCATTTAGTATTACTACAGACAAAATTACTAAGTTCCAGGCAGCAAAATAGATCAGTATTCTACCTTGTATTTTCCACTTTGCGAACGTTTGTGCGCGGAGAAACAAGTTGAGTGCGCAACTCTCATTGACGACCTCACGGCATGGCTCAGCTTATCTCATTCGCACGATACAGTGAAAGTCTGCAAGGCGACTATCTTCTACTTTCAAAGAACATTTGCGCCCCTCTGAAGGCATATATACAATAAGGAGTCCCAAAGCGGCACTCAGAACTATAATAACCACGTATAAGCCAACGCTAATAATCAACATACCCGTCTCTAGGCTGGCCGCGGGAAAATAGATGTCAACATTTAAAGAAGTGATCGCACAGGGTTCACGCTGAAGTGGCGGCAGCTCCTATGTTGTTGTCTACTAGTTATTCAgaccaaataagaaaaaaataatctgcaggCCATAATTTTCAGTTTTATAGAGCCATctaataaaaaaatgttttggaGCGCTAAGCAAGCATCGCAACTTTTAGCATATTGACCAGTTGAATTCCTTTTCGTAAAGACGAACGAAAGGTTATAAAGCCACTTTTGTGTCTGGTTTCGTCAACTGGTGAAAACATTCGGCTTATCGTTTGACGTCGCCTTGTTTTTGCCGAGGTCAAGGCACAAGCAAGGCCACTTACTGAGCTTGAAGTCATTGCCCTTTAATTATCCACGTAGCTGTTCGATAATCCGAAACTTCATTACAGCTCTTCAGTTCACCGTTTAAAAAGATAATTAAGTCGTTTTGTATTGTAGCTATTGTCACTAATGAATAGAGCAAAACAAGATAGCGCCTCCTTTGAGTACGATCGCTTAGTCCCCATTTCATGCATCTTGAAATAATTTCAGCCAACCGGGAAACACTCTGTTCTTTGAAAACGCAGTAACTACCAATCTTTTGATTTCGAGCTCAAATATCGAA includes:
- the LOC126543361 gene encoding uncharacterized protein gives rise to the protein MKTLAVAVVLCSLIAVALAGVVAEGGYGGGVGTGVGGSVVLLNSGGHGHGKTVLGPSFLVKTVHHVNKVSSGGALVAHSGLSGTSANGGYGNGGLVYMPVYGLGLGGLGGVGSLGGYGGYGGYGGYGVYGGYGGYGGHGGW